The following proteins come from a genomic window of Methylorubrum populi:
- a CDS encoding IS3 family transposase (programmed frameshift), translated as MQRRKFGREFKIEAVRLVRERGVSVAQAARDLDVHATMLHRWVKQAAADPRHAFPGQGQMKPEQIEIDRLRKEVARLKAERDILKNGRRLLCEGRDMKFAFIAKHRAVWPVAWMCAALGGSRSGFHAWLIRQPSQRTRDDEAILSKAHASFVASDRTYGARRVWRDVLAEGVSCGLHRIERIMRENALRARPRRRGLPKDEGERAAASPNLLDRRFAADAPNRKWIADFTYIWTVEGWLYVAAVIDLFSRRVVGWSMQASMTAQLVTDALVMAIWRRGKPDALLHHSDQGSQYTSEAFQRLMAEHGVTCSMSRSGNVWDNAAMESFFSSLKTERTARRTYRTRDEARADVFDYIARFYNPARRHSTLGYLSPVEFENRARLA; from the exons ATGCAGCGTCGCAAGTTCGGACGTGAGTTCAAGATCGAGGCGGTTCGACTGGTTCGGGAACGGGGTGTCAGTGTCGCGCAGGCCGCGCGCGATCTCGATGTTCACGCGACGATGCTGCACCGGTGGGTGAAGCAGGCGGCGGCCGATCCGCGGCACGCCTTTCCCGGTCAGGGGCAGATGAAGCCCGAGCAGATCGAGATCGATCGCCTGCGCAAGGAGGTCGCTCGTCTAAAGGCGGAGCGTGATATCCTAAAAA ATGGCCGCCGCCTACTTTGCGAGGGACGCGATATGAAGTTCGCGTTCATCGCAAAGCATCGCGCTGTCTGGCCGGTTGCTTGGATGTGCGCGGCGCTGGGTGGCTCGCGCTCCGGCTTCCACGCTTGGCTCATCCGGCAGCCCAGCCAACGCACACGGGACGACGAAGCCATCCTGAGCAAGGCCCACGCGAGCTTTGTTGCCAGCGACCGCACCTACGGCGCAAGGCGCGTCTGGCGCGATGTGTTGGCCGAGGGTGTCTCGTGCGGGCTGCACCGCATCGAGCGGATCATGCGCGAGAACGCCTTGCGGGCACGACCTCGCCGACGAGGGCTGCCGAAGGACGAGGGCGAGCGGGCCGCTGCCTCGCCCAATCTTCTGGATCGGCGGTTCGCGGCCGACGCCCCGAACCGGAAATGGATCGCCGACTTCACGTATATCTGGACGGTCGAGGGCTGGCTCTACGTCGCCGCCGTCATCGATTTGTTCTCGCGCCGCGTCGTAGGTTGGTCGATGCAGGCCAGCATGACGGCTCAACTCGTCACGGATGCGCTCGTCATGGCAATCTGGCGCAGGGGCAAGCCGGATGCCTTGCTGCATCACTCGGATCAGGGATCGCAATACACGAGTGAAGCCTTCCAGCGTCTGATGGCCGAGCATGGCGTGACCTGCTCGATGAGCCGGTCGGGCAACGTCTGGGACAACGCGGCGATGGAGAGCTTCTTCTCGTCGCTGAAGACCGAGCGCACCGCCCGGCGGACCTATCGCACGCGGGATGAAGCCCGGGCCGACGTGTTCGATTACATCGCGCGCTTCTACAACCCGGCGCGGCGGCACTCGACCTTGGGCTACCTCAGCCCTGTCGAGTTCGAAAACCGAGCCCGATTAGCTTAG
- a CDS encoding SDR family NAD(P)-dependent oxidoreductase: MRFGTSAMASGTEPMMGVRECKGLAVVTGASSGIGLELAKLFAADSYDLLIAARGEHVDAVAARMREAGTSVESCRADLSTPAGVETLHAAIQAAKRPLEAIAINAGVGLGGPFVENRWEDELNLMRVNVIETVHLAKLVVPGMVARGRGRVLFTSSISGTTPVPFEAVYGASKAFVLSFAEAIRNELRDTGVTVTALLPGQTETNFFHHAGMDDTSIGAGPKSDPADVAKAGYEAMMAGREKVVAGSIATQFEAAVLNRILPDSMKAERHRKMSEPGGAE, from the coding sequence TTGCGCTTCGGCACCAGCGCGATGGCGAGCGGGACGGAACCGATGATGGGAGTGCGTGAGTGCAAGGGACTGGCGGTGGTGACGGGCGCCTCCAGCGGCATCGGGCTGGAACTGGCGAAGCTGTTTGCAGCCGATAGCTACGATCTTCTGATTGCCGCCCGCGGCGAGCACGTCGATGCGGTGGCCGCCCGGATGCGCGAGGCTGGAACGTCGGTCGAATCTTGTCGAGCCGACCTGTCGACCCCGGCGGGCGTCGAAACACTGCATGCGGCGATCCAAGCCGCTAAGCGGCCCCTTGAGGCCATCGCCATCAACGCCGGTGTCGGCCTCGGCGGTCCCTTCGTCGAGAACCGCTGGGAGGACGAACTGAACCTCATGCGGGTCAACGTCATCGAGACCGTTCACCTCGCCAAGCTCGTTGTGCCCGGTATGGTCGCCCGGGGCCGAGGGCGCGTCCTATTCACGTCCTCGATCTCGGGCACCACACCGGTGCCGTTCGAGGCCGTCTACGGCGCCTCCAAGGCGTTCGTTCTCTCATTCGCCGAAGCCATCCGCAACGAGCTGCGCGACACCGGCGTCACCGTAACGGCCCTCTTGCCTGGTCAGACCGAGACCAACTTCTTCCATCACGCCGGCATGGATGACACCAGCATCGGAGCGGGTCCGAAGAGTGACCCGGCCGATGTGGCAAAGGCGGGCTACGAAGCGATGATGGCGGGTCGGGAGAAGGTCGTAGCTGGTAGCATCGCGACGCAGTTCGAAGCTGCGGTGCTGAACCGCATCCTGCCCGACTCGATGAAGGCGGAGCGGCACAGGAAGATGTCCGAGCCAGGCGGCGCAGAGTAG
- a CDS encoding ABC transporter substrate-binding protein produces MLSRSIWWAILLFVTLGTCAAKAQTQPLPVRIGAIPVLGAAPLFVAEREGWLGAGGLKPAVTLFDSGPNAVQAAASGTLDVYVAGITPVAIGRTRSVDLRVVAATAVGENVLVAGTKLAGPLTDGTAPAAAFRRFREENGRPAKIATQPLGSIPYTNLSYWLREVHKVDPADVQIVTLGIDAAQQAILAGAVEAATVREPGLSIIRERNPQIRLVAGGNDLFPGQPGTVVAVRGAFLEQNPEAVRTLVSAIVRAVDLLKREPERALPAVEAALGKGIVSAATLRNALTSPATQYVADPRSIVAATGAMLSFQTTLGISEKTPPTDGLFDPRFFEAAQAEASAK; encoded by the coding sequence ATGTTATCTCGATCCATCTGGTGGGCGATTCTTCTCTTCGTGACTCTTGGGACCTGCGCGGCGAAGGCGCAGACGCAGCCGCTGCCCGTGCGGATCGGGGCGATTCCGGTGCTCGGCGCGGCACCTTTGTTCGTGGCGGAGCGGGAAGGCTGGCTTGGCGCCGGCGGCCTGAAGCCCGCGGTGACGCTGTTCGATTCCGGGCCGAATGCCGTGCAAGCGGCGGCGAGCGGGACGCTCGATGTCTACGTCGCCGGGATCACGCCGGTGGCGATCGGCCGGACCCGGAGTGTCGATCTGCGGGTGGTGGCGGCCACCGCGGTCGGCGAGAACGTGCTCGTGGCCGGCACCAAGCTCGCCGGCCCGCTCACCGACGGCACGGCGCCGGCGGCGGCCTTCCGGCGCTTCCGCGAGGAGAACGGACGGCCCGCCAAGATCGCGACCCAGCCGCTCGGCTCGATCCCCTACACCAACCTGTCCTACTGGCTGCGCGAGGTGCACAAGGTCGATCCGGCCGACGTGCAGATCGTGACGCTCGGCATCGACGCGGCCCAGCAGGCGATCCTGGCCGGGGCGGTCGAGGCCGCGACGGTGCGCGAGCCGGGCCTCAGCATCATCCGCGAGCGCAACCCGCAGATCCGCCTAGTCGCGGGCGGCAACGACCTCTTCCCGGGCCAGCCCGGAACGGTGGTGGCGGTGCGCGGCGCCTTCCTTGAGCAGAACCCGGAGGCCGTGCGCACGCTCGTCTCGGCGATCGTACGGGCCGTCGATCTACTCAAGCGCGAGCCGGAACGGGCGCTCCCGGCGGTCGAGGCGGCGCTCGGCAAAGGCATCGTCAGCGCCGCCACCTTGCGCAACGCGCTCACCTCGCCCGCGACCCAGTACGTCGCCGATCCGCGCAGCATCGTGGCGGCGACGGGCGCGATGCTGTCCTTCCAGACCACCCTCGGCATCAGCGAGAAGACCCCGCCCACGGACGGACTGTTCGACCCCCGCTTCTTCGAGGCGGCCCAGGCCGAGGCGAGCGCGAAGTAG
- a CDS encoding acyl-CoA dehydrogenase family protein: MSQIDAGWGGGPSGRYEDLAAGFRPVFAEIRATAVGRDAERGLPHAELGWLREARFTALRLPLQAGGHGASLPELFNLLIELSAADSNVTNALRAHFGFTEDVLTAASPEWRARWTARLAAGETVGSGVSETGPAKVGQFDTVLRRRGDERVVDGQKFYTTGALFADWIHLSAQDEAGAPVVAAVPTRAPGVTIEDDWDGFGQALTASGTARFDGVVLAPELIKPETVRFPYAMAFFQLVHLATLAGIGRAAAEDAAGLVAARARVYSHGNAGRPADDPQVQAVVGRVRGNAYAAGAIVLKAAEGVQRAAEAAQGQGRAAAEPACALADVEVNQAVTVVTNLVLEATTVLFDALGASATKAEHGLDRHWRNARTLTSHNPRIYRERSVGDFAINGTRPPREYRVGTA; the protein is encoded by the coding sequence ATGTCGCAGATCGATGCGGGCTGGGGTGGCGGTCCGAGCGGACGCTACGAGGATCTCGCGGCAGGCTTCAGGCCGGTCTTCGCCGAGATCCGCGCCACCGCCGTCGGGCGGGACGCCGAGCGCGGACTGCCCCATGCCGAACTCGGCTGGCTGAGGGAAGCGCGATTCACCGCGCTGCGCCTGCCGCTTCAGGCGGGAGGACACGGCGCGAGCCTGCCGGAACTCTTCAACCTATTGATCGAGCTGTCGGCGGCAGATTCCAACGTCACCAACGCCCTGCGCGCCCATTTCGGCTTCACCGAGGATGTGCTAACCGCTGCCTCGCCCGAGTGGCGCGCCCGCTGGACCGCCCGGCTCGCCGCGGGCGAGACGGTCGGCAGCGGCGTGTCCGAGACCGGACCGGCCAAGGTCGGGCAGTTCGACACGGTGCTGCGCCGACGCGGCGACGAGCGGGTGGTGGATGGCCAAAAGTTCTACACGACGGGCGCACTGTTCGCCGACTGGATCCACCTCTCGGCCCAGGACGAGGCGGGCGCGCCAGTGGTCGCCGCGGTGCCGACCCGCGCGCCCGGCGTCACGATCGAGGACGATTGGGACGGCTTCGGACAGGCGCTCACCGCGAGCGGCACCGCGCGCTTCGACGGCGTCGTGCTCGCGCCGGAGCTGATCAAGCCGGAAACCGTGCGCTTCCCTTACGCCATGGCCTTCTTCCAGCTCGTGCATCTGGCCACGCTGGCGGGGATCGGCCGGGCGGCAGCGGAGGACGCGGCTGGGCTCGTCGCGGCCCGCGCCCGGGTCTACAGCCACGGCAATGCCGGGCGCCCTGCCGACGACCCGCAGGTCCAGGCGGTGGTTGGCCGGGTGCGCGGCAACGCCTATGCCGCGGGCGCCATCGTGCTGAAGGCGGCCGAGGGCGTCCAGCGCGCCGCCGAAGCTGCACAAGGGCAAGGGCGGGCGGCGGCCGAGCCGGCCTGCGCCCTCGCCGACGTCGAGGTCAACCAAGCCGTGACCGTGGTGACGAACCTCGTCCTGGAGGCGACGACCGTGCTGTTCGACGCGCTCGGCGCCTCCGCTACGAAGGCCGAGCACGGGCTCGACCGCCACTGGCGCAACGCCCGCACGCTGACCTCGCACAATCCGCGGATCTACCGCGAGCGCAGCGTCGGCGACTTCGCGATCAACGGCACCAGGCCGCCCCGCGAGTACCGCGTCGGAACGGCCTGA
- a CDS encoding cation:proton antiporter — translation MISIFDLAALLLTLSALFSWLNRRFLPLPHAIGLLILGLLASLVLVAVDLAFPQRHLYDALTTALQQIDFTEVVMNGMLAFLLFAGALNLNLQALRERAWPVATLALVGTAVSTAVVGLAVWGVSQALGHALPLVWALVFGALISPTDPVAVLATLKNVQVPQALEVEMQGEALFNDGVGVVLFTAFLGFAAATGGGERGALGIVELLLVEAGGGILLGLVTGYIAYRSMRAIDDFSVEVLITLALVTGTYALAQKLGTSGPLAVVAAGLLVGERGPRDAMSKRTQGYVSALWTLIDEVLNSVLFLLIGLEVLVLRFDASALWLAAAAVPLVILGRGVAVSVSLLLLRWSDDSLSARNVPFLTWAGVRGGISVALALTVPEGEHKPALLAATYAVVLFSIIVQGLTLGIVARRTVNGAKGSHNTPAPL, via the coding sequence ATGATTTCGATCTTCGACCTCGCCGCCCTGCTGCTGACGCTCTCGGCCCTGTTCAGCTGGCTCAACCGGCGCTTCCTGCCGCTCCCGCACGCCATTGGCCTCCTCATCCTGGGGCTGCTCGCGTCGCTGGTGCTCGTTGCAGTCGACCTCGCCTTCCCGCAGCGGCACCTCTACGACGCGCTCACGACGGCGCTCCAGCAGATCGACTTCACCGAGGTCGTAATGAACGGCATGCTGGCCTTCCTGCTGTTCGCCGGCGCGCTTAATCTCAACCTGCAGGCGCTGCGAGAGCGGGCTTGGCCGGTCGCGACCCTGGCGCTGGTCGGTACGGCGGTCTCGACCGCGGTGGTGGGGCTCGCTGTCTGGGGCGTGAGTCAGGCACTCGGCCACGCCCTACCGCTCGTCTGGGCCTTAGTCTTCGGCGCTCTGATCAGTCCGACCGACCCGGTCGCGGTCCTCGCCACGCTCAAGAACGTGCAGGTGCCGCAGGCCTTGGAGGTCGAAATGCAGGGGGAGGCGCTGTTCAACGACGGCGTCGGCGTGGTGCTGTTCACCGCATTCCTTGGGTTTGCTGCTGCTACTGGTGGCGGCGAGCGAGGCGCGCTCGGCATCGTCGAGTTGCTATTGGTGGAGGCGGGTGGTGGCATCTTGCTCGGCCTCGTCACCGGCTACATCGCTTACCGGTCCATGCGTGCCATTGACGACTTTTCCGTCGAGGTGCTGATCACGCTCGCGCTCGTGACCGGCACCTACGCACTGGCGCAGAAGCTCGGCACCAGCGGACCGCTCGCCGTGGTTGCGGCCGGGTTGCTGGTGGGAGAGCGGGGCCCTCGCGACGCGATGAGCAAGCGCACCCAAGGCTACGTCTCTGCGCTATGGACGCTCATCGACGAGGTGCTGAACTCGGTGCTGTTCTTGCTGATCGGCCTGGAGGTGCTCGTCCTGCGCTTCGATGCATCGGCGCTCTGGCTGGCCGCTGCCGCCGTACCCCTCGTCATCCTCGGGCGCGGCGTAGCGGTCTCGGTTTCCCTGCTCCTACTTCGTTGGAGCGACGACTCCCTCTCGGCGCGGAACGTGCCGTTCCTGACCTGGGCGGGCGTGCGCGGCGGCATCTCGGTGGCGTTAGCGCTCACCGTGCCTGAGGGCGAGCACAAGCCGGCGCTGCTCGCCGCGACCTATGCCGTCGTGCTGTTCTCGATCATCGTTCAGGGCTTGACCCTTGGCATCGTCGCCCGTCGCACGGTCAATGGTGCGAAAGGCAGTCACAACACACCAGCGCCTTTATGA